CGGGGCAGTATCGATCCCGAGCGGATCGGTGCGTTCGGTTTTTCCTCGGGTGGCTTCACCGTCCTGGCGGCTGCGGGCGGACGCGCGGATTTCGCGCGGCTTCCGGGCCATTGTCGCCAGCATCCCGATTTCTTCGATTGCAGCGTGATCAGCGGGCGTTCGGAAAGCGCGATGCCCGAGTGGCGCGTGGTGCCCGACCCGCGGATCAAGGCGCTGGTCGTCGCCGCGCCGGCGCTGGGCTTTGCCTTCGGACCCGAAGGGCTTGCCGAAGTGACGATGCCGGTACAGCTCTGGCGGGCGGAGGAGGACAGGGTGCTTCCCGCCCCCCATTATGCCGAAGCGGTGCGCGCGGCATTGCCGCAACCGCCCGAATATCATGTCGTGCCCGGTGCGGCGCATCTCGACTTCCTCGCGCCCTGCGTCGAGCCGGTCACGGTGCCGATGCCGTGCCAGAAAGAGGGGTTCGACCGCGCGGCGTTCCATGAGGATTTCGACCGAGAGGTGGTGCGGTTCTTCCGGGAGGCACTGGGCGATTAATGCTGCCGATATTCCTCCCCTGGAAGGGGAGGGGGACCGCGAAGCGGTGGAGGGTTAGGAGCCGCGAACGTCCCGTTTATTGCGAACTACCCCTCCACCACGCGGCGCGTGGTTCCCCTTCGGGGGAGGAACTCAGCAACATCAGAACAAAAAAGGGCCGGGGTTTCCCCCCGACCCTTCGTTGTTCCTCTCCGAAATTCGGATCAGGCGGCGCCGACTTCCGCGACGTCCACCTTCACGCCCGGGCCCATCGACGAGGACAGGGCGATCTTGCGCAGATACTTGCCCTTGGCGCCCGCCGGCTTTGCCTTGACGACGGCGTCGACCAGCGCATCGAAATTCTCGCGCAGATCGGCGGCCGAGAAGCTCGCTTTGCCGATGCCCGAGTGAATGATGCCGGCCTTTTCGACGCGATATTCGACCTGGCCGCCCTTGGCGTCCTCGACGGCCTTCTTCACGTCCATCGTGACGGTGCCCAGCTTCGGGTTCGGCATCAGGCCCTTGGGGCCCAGCACCTTGCCGAGACGACCGACGACGCCCATCATGTCCGGCGTCGCGATGCAGCGATCGAAATCGATGGTGCCGCCCTGGATGGTTTCCATCAGGTCTTCGGCGCCGACGATGTCCGCGCCGGCTTCCTTGGCCTCATCGGCCTTGGCGCCCTTGGCGAAGACGGCGACCTTGACGGTCTTGCCGGTGCCCTTGGGCAGATTGACGACGCCGCGGACCATCTGGTCGGCGTGACGCGGATCGACGCCCAGGTTCAGCGCAACTTCGACGGTTTCGTCGAACTTGGCGGTGGCGTTGTCCTTCACCAGCGTGATTGCTTCGTCGATGCCATGCAGCTTGTCGGCGTCGATCGTCCAGCTCTTCTGCTTCTTGCTCAGCTTTGCCATTGGATCAGCCCTCCACCACTTCGAGGCCCATTGCGCGGGCGCTGCCTTCGATGATGCGGGTCGCCGCTTCGAGATCGTTGGCGTTGAGATCCTTCATCTTCAGCTCGGCGATCTCGGTCAGCTTCGAACGCTGGATCTTTCCGGCGGAAACCTTGCCCGGCTCCTTCGAACCGGACTTGAGGTTCGCGGCCTTCTTGATGAGGAAGGTGGCCGGCGGAGTCTTCGTGACGAACGAGAAGCTACGATCGGCATAGACGGTGATGATCGTCGGAATCGGCATGTTCTTTTCCATGTCGCCGGTGGCGGCATTGAAAGCCTTGCAGAATTCCATGATGTTCACGCCGCGCTGACCCAGCGCAGGGCCGATCGGCGGCGAGGGATTGGCGGTGCCGGCGGGCACCTGCAGCTTGATATAGCCGGTAATTTTCTTGGCCATGTCGTCTCACTCTGTTGCTGGCACAATGTCGCGGAAATCCGCGCCATCGTGCCGGTTCAAGTTTAGCGGTCCGTGCGGCCGCCCCGAAGGACGGCCTCCCGCAATTTCCATAGCGATGCCGTGGAAGCGCGCGCCATTAGCGCAAAGCCGCGGGATTCGCAAGCATGGCTGCCCGCTTGCGCGGCAGCCGATGTGGCCCTAGACCCTGCTTCGTCATCTGGGGAGTAGCCAGCCGCCTTTTTCGAGGCGGGCTCCGGCGTCAACATACTCGGCCGAGAGGCCGTGGCGCGGAGAGGACGGAATTTTCCGTTCGGGCGAGACCAAATGGCATTGCACCTCTGCCCCGGCCGGGCGGGAGGCGCGATGCCTTTGGTTTGTCTGTCGCCCGGCCCGGAGACCGAATTCATGGAAGCCTTTCTTACCTCCACCGCCATCGTTGCGCTCGCCGAGATCGGGGACAAGACGCAATTGCTCGCGATCGTCCTCGCGACGCGGTTCCGCAAGCCGGTGCCGATCATCCTCGGCATCCTGTTCGCCACGCTCGCCAATCACTTCCTGGCCGCGCTTGTGGGGCAGCAGGCGGCGGCGTTCCTCGGTGGGGCGTGGTTCCGCTATCTGGTCGCCACGTCGTTCATCGCGATGGGGCTGTGGACGCTAATCCCCGACAAGCTCGACGCCGAAAGCGAGAAGCCCGCGCGATTCGGCGCGTTCGTGACAACGCTGATCGCCTTCTTCCTCGTCGAAATGGGCGACAAGACGCAGCTGGCGACGATCGCGCTCGGCGCGCGGTACGAGGACGCTCTGTGGGTTACCGGCGGCACGACGCTGGGCATGATGATCGCCAATGTCCCGGCCGTATTTCTGGGCCACGCGCTGATCGAGCGGGTACCAATGAAGACCGTGCGAATGGTCGCGGCGGGGCTGTTCATCGTCATCGGCCTGTGGATGCTGGCGGAGACGGCGGGACTGGTCTGATCCTCCCCAGGTTCAGACCGATAAAGGCAGCTTCAGATGTGAGAATTCAGATGTGACAAGGGGGCCGGAGCCTCTCGGCTCCGACCCCCGGCATACTTGTGTCGGCTGCCCGGATTACTTCGACAGTTCGACCTGTTCGAAATCGAGCTCGACCGGCGTGGCGCGGCCGAAGATCGACACCGAGACCTTGACCTTCGACTTGTCGAAATCGAGTTCCTCGACAATGCCGTTGAAGCTGGCGAAGGGGCCGTCGAGGACCTTCACGCTGTCGCCGATCTCGTAATCGACGCGGATCTGCTGCTTGGGCGCTGCGGCGGCTTCGTCGCGGGTGTTGAGCATGCGCGCGGCCTCGGCATCGGGAATCGGCTGCGGCTTGCCCGACGAACCGAGGAAACCCGTCACCTTCGGCGTGTTCTTGACCAGGTGATAGATGTCGTCGTTCATCGCCAGCTTGGCGAGGACATAGCCCGGCATGTGCTTGCGTTCGGACTGGACCTTCTTGCCGCGGCGGACTTCGGTCACGGTTTCGGTCGGGACTTCGATATCCTCGACCAGCGCTTCCAGGCCCATGCGCTCGGCTTCCGCCATGATCGCGTCGCGGACCTTGTTCTCGAAACCGGAATAGGCTTGGATGATGTACCAGCGGGACATTTTTTTACTCCGCGAGGCTCAGAAGGCCGCGCACGATGGCGTCGAAAATCGAATCGACGCCGAAGAAGAACAGCGCGAGCAGCGTCGTCATGATCATCACCATCACTGCCGTCATCACGGTTTCGCGCCGCGTCGGCCATACGACCTTGGCGGTTTCCGCGCGCACCTGACGCATGAATTCGACGGGAGAGGTTTTCGCCACGGTTTCACTCGCTCGTTAGTTTCTCCGGCGGCGCGGGACACAGGTCCGCTGCCCGTCCCCTGGATCAAGAGAAGCGGTGCGGCCCATCCACGCTGTCGGATTGGGAGTGGTATCTAGCGAGTTGCGCGGCAGGCTGCAAGCGGCCCGAACGCAGCGTCGAAATTCGTTCGTCTGCTCTGTTTCAGAACAGCGAGATCAGCGCGAAACCGCCGATCAACAGGACGACGAACAGCCAGCCGAACAGATTGAGCCGCTTTTCCACGAATTCCTGAACCGGCGCGCCGAACCGCTTGAGCAGCGCCGCGACGAGGAAAAAGCGGATGCCGCGGCCGACGATCGCCAGCACGACGAAGAGCGGGAAATTGAACGCGAAGACGCCGTTTGCGATGGTGAACAGCTTGAACGGCAGCGGCGTTACGCCCGCCGTCAGCGTAACCACCGCGCCCCATTCGTTATACAGGGTGCGCAGCGTCTCCATCTTCGTTTCGAGATGGTAGAGGTCGATGACCCATTTCCCGACGCTTTCCCACAGGAACGCTCCGATCGCATAGCCGAAGATGCCGCCCAGCACCGATGCCAGCGTGCACAGCGCGGCGATGCGAAACGCGCGTTCGCGCTTTGCCAGGATCATCGGGATCATCATCACGTCGGGCGGAATCGGGAAGAAGGAGCTTTCCGCAAAGGAAATCGCGAACAGCGCCCGATTGGCATGGCGATGCTCCGCCAGGCGCAGCACCCAGTCATACAAGGCACGAAACATGCGAAATCCCTTTTCCCGTCCCCGCATTGTCTTTGCAGGTCGGGCGCCGCCGATCAATCGCGATGCGGCGCGTGCGAAGAAAATCCGGGAATACGATGGCAGGGGCGCTCGGATTCGAACCGAGGGCCTTCGGTTTTGGAGACCGACGCTCTAACCAGCTGAGCTACGCCCCTGTGCGGAGCGCGCATGTAGCGCTCCGGCTCGCAATGAGCAAGCGGCCATGCGCAGCATCGTGCCGGATCGGGCGATAATCGCTTGCCCGGGGCCATTGCCCCGCTTAATCCCCGGTGGCGCCGGAAAGCGGGGCGCCTTCGCCGCGCCGTACCGGGATGCGATGGGGGCCGAAATTTGACCAAGGCAGTGATATTGGCCGGCGGGCTGGGCAGCCGGCTGGGC
This genomic interval from Sphingosinithalassobacter tenebrarum contains the following:
- the rplK gene encoding 50S ribosomal protein L11 is translated as MAKKITGYIKLQVPAGTANPSPPIGPALGQRGVNIMEFCKAFNAATGDMEKNMPIPTIITVYADRSFSFVTKTPPATFLIKKAANLKSGSKEPGKVSAGKIQRSKLTEIAELKMKDLNANDLEAATRIIEGSARAMGLEVVEG
- the rplA gene encoding 50S ribosomal protein L1, with product MAKLSKKQKSWTIDADKLHGIDEAITLVKDNATAKFDETVEVALNLGVDPRHADQMVRGVVNLPKGTGKTVKVAVFAKGAKADEAKEAGADIVGAEDLMETIQGGTIDFDRCIATPDMMGVVGRLGKVLGPKGLMPNPKLGTVTMDVKKAVEDAKGGQVEYRVEKAGIIHSGIGKASFSAADLRENFDALVDAVVKAKPAGAKGKYLRKIALSSSMGPGVKVDVAEVGAA
- a CDS encoding TMEM165/GDT1 family protein, producing MEAFLTSTAIVALAEIGDKTQLLAIVLATRFRKPVPIILGILFATLANHFLAALVGQQAAAFLGGAWFRYLVATSFIAMGLWTLIPDKLDAESEKPARFGAFVTTLIAFFLVEMGDKTQLATIALGARYEDALWVTGGTTLGMMIANVPAVFLGHALIERVPMKTVRMVAAGLFIVIGLWMLAETAGLV
- the secE gene encoding preprotein translocase subunit SecE, whose protein sequence is MAKTSPVEFMRQVRAETAKVVWPTRRETVMTAVMVMIMTTLLALFFFGVDSIFDAIVRGLLSLAE
- a CDS encoding YqaA family protein, producing the protein MFRALYDWVLRLAEHRHANRALFAISFAESSFFPIPPDVMMIPMILAKRERAFRIAALCTLASVLGGIFGYAIGAFLWESVGKWVIDLYHLETKMETLRTLYNEWGAVVTLTAGVTPLPFKLFTIANGVFAFNFPLFVVLAIVGRGIRFFLVAALLKRFGAPVQEFVEKRLNLFGWLFVVLLIGGFALISLF
- a CDS encoding alpha/beta hydrolase family protein encodes the protein MSQRLAALIALLAMFFCPLPAFAGGAGQQAGFIHSRTDSGVEIGIWYPAEGKPVARRVGLYSQQVVPDAPLPSGSHPLVVISHGTGGDFAGHVDTAVALARAGFVVASLTHPGDNWRDNSRAAVIQDRPAALSALITHMLTRWEGRGSIDPERIGAFGFSSGGFTVLAAAGGRADFARLPGHCRQHPDFFDCSVISGRSESAMPEWRVVPDPRIKALVVAAPALGFAFGPEGLAEVTMPVQLWRAEEDRVLPAPHYAEAVRAALPQPPEYHVVPGAAHLDFLAPCVEPVTVPMPCQKEGFDRAAFHEDFDREVVRFFREALGD
- the nusG gene encoding transcription termination/antitermination protein NusG, with amino-acid sequence MSRWYIIQAYSGFENKVRDAIMAEAERMGLEALVEDIEVPTETVTEVRRGKKVQSERKHMPGYVLAKLAMNDDIYHLVKNTPKVTGFLGSSGKPQPIPDAEAARMLNTRDEAAAAPKQQIRVDYEIGDSVKVLDGPFASFNGIVEELDFDKSKVKVSVSIFGRATPVELDFEQVELSK